The following coding sequences are from one Cygnus olor isolate bCygOlo1 chromosome 2, bCygOlo1.pri.v2, whole genome shotgun sequence window:
- the VIM gene encoding vimentin yields the protein MSISSKNSSYRRMFGGGSRPGTSSRYVTSSSSRYSLGSSLRPSSARFVSASPGGMYATKATSVRLRSSMPPMRLHDAVDFTLADAINTEFKANRTNEKVELQELNDRFANYIDKVRFLEQQNKILLAELEQLKGKGTSRLGDLYEEEMRELRRQVDQLTNDKARVEVERDNLADDIMRLREKLQEEMLQREEAENTLQSFRQDVDNASLARLDLERKVESLQEEIVFLKKLHDEEIRELQAQLQEQHIQIDMDVSKPDLTAALRDVRQQYESVAAKNLQEAEEWYKSKFADLSEAANRNNDALRQAKQEANEYRRQIQSLTCEVDALKGSNESLERQMREMEENFALEAANYQDTIGRLQDEIQNMKEEMARHLREYQDLLNVKMALDIEIATYRKLLEGEESRINMPIPTFASLNLRETNIESQPMVDTHSKRTLLIKTVETRDGQVINETSQHHDDLE from the exons ATGAGCATCAGCAGCAAGAACTCCTCGTACCGCCGCATGTTCGGCGGGGGCAGCCGGCCCGGCACGTCGAGCCGCTACGTgacgagcagcagcagccggtaCTCGCTGGGCAGCTCGCTGCGACCCAGCAGCGCCCGCTTCGTGTCCGCCTCGCCCGGCGGCATGTACGCCACCAAGGCCACCTCGGTGCGGCTGCGGAGCAGCATGCCGCCCATGCGGCTCCACGACGCCGTGGACTTCACGCTGGCCGACGCCATCAACACGGAGTTCAAGGCGAACCGCACCAACGAGAaggtggagctgcaggagctcaaCGACCGCTTCGCCAACTACATCGACAAGGTGCGCTTCTTGGAGCAGCAGAACAAGATCCTGCTGGCCGAGCTGGAGCAGCTCAAGGGCAAGGGCACGTCCCGCCTGGGCGACCTGTACGAGGAGGAGATGCGGGAGCTGCGCCGGCAGGTGGACCAGCTCACCAACGACAAGGCGCGGGTGGAGGTGGAGCGGGACAACCTGGCCGACGACATCATGAGGCTGAGGGAGAA GTtgcaggaggagatgctgcagcgGGAGGAGGCGGAGAACACCCTGCAGTCCTTCAGGCAG GATGTTGACAATGCCTCTCTGGCACGCCTTGATCTTGAGCGCAAAGTTGAGTCCCTGCAAGAAGAGATTGTCTTCTTGAAGAAGCTTCATGATGAG GAAATCCGAGAACTGCAGGCCCAACTCCAGGAACAGCACATCCAGATTGATATGGATGTTTCCAAGCCTGATCTTACTGCTGCCCTGCGTGATGTTCGCCAACAGTACGAAAGCGTTGCTGCTAAGAATCTTCAGGAAGCTGAAGAGTGGTACAAGTCCAAA TTTGCAGATCTCTCTGAAGCTGCTAACAGGAACAATGATGCCCTGCGTCAAGCCAAACAAGAAGCTAATGAATACCGCAGACAGATTCAGTCTCTCACCTGCGAAGTTGATGCCCTTAAAGGAAGC AATGAATCCCTGGAGCGCCAGATGCGTGAAATGGAGGAGAATTTTGCTCTTGAAGCTGCTAACTACCAAGACACTATTGGCCGTCTGCAGGATGAGATTCAGAACATGAAGGAAGAAATGGCTCGCCATCTTCGTGAGTACCAGGACCTGCTGAATGTAAAGATGGCTCTTGATATTGAGATTGCCACCTACAGAAAACTgctggagggagaagagagcag gattaACATGCCTATTCCCACCTTTGCTTCTTTGAACCTGAGAG aaaccaACATTGAGTCTCAGCCAATGGTTGACACTCACTCAAAGAGGACACTTCTAATTAAGACCGTGGAAACTAGAGATGGACAG GTTATTAATGAAACTTCCCAGCACCATGATGACTTGGAGTAA